Within Nitrospira sp. MA-1, the genomic segment CTATTGGCCATCGTCACGGTGCCCACAGTCAGACTGGCACTGGTAATCGCCGATTGTGCCGTGCCTTGGGGTAAGCCCACCACATTCGGCACCGCAATACCAAGAGACACCTCAAAGGCCACTCCATTACCCTGAAACACAATGGTCCCGGCCGCCGGATTCTGACTGATGACGTTCCCAATCGGCACCGTGGCATTATTGGCCGTCGTCACCGTACCTACAGTGAGACTCGCATCTGTAAGAGCGGTTTGGGCCGCGACCTCTGCCAACCCCACCACACTCGGCACTGCCACTCCGGAAATCACGAAGTTCACCGGACTGCCCGGTACGACATTAATCCCGGCCGCCGGATCGTGACTGATAACGTTGCCAATGGGCACCCCACCACTAATGGCAGCCGTCACAACTCCCACAGTGAGACCGAGATTCGTAATATCTGACTCTGCAGTAGCCTGTGGGATCCCGATTAAATTAGGAACTTCTACGGCACTTGCTGTCGCTGGGAAAATAAAGGTGAGGAAAACGAGGCTTACGAAAACCGACAGCCGCAAAAATATCAACTTGTGACATCTATGTAACCTCTGAGGGGTTAGATTCAACCCTGTTTGGTGCTGAACCTGCATCACATTAATGGGGGTCCGGTCGTGTATTAAACTACGTGGACGAAAGATACCTGATCACGAGCAAGAGAGAAATGAAATTTGATAAAAAATGCACCATGTGGAAATTTACGCGTTCCACCTTATCCCTATGAGCCCGGTAAATGGATCAGCTCGGAATCCGTGTCTACTGTATTTCCCAATCTGAGGGAGCGGAGCCAGGGAAACCCACTGCTGAAATGGACAACCCGTTCATTAGCCAGACGGCCACGATGGCACTCTTTTCATTGCGCCAGATAACATCGGCATTGCCATCCCCATTCACATCACCGACTTGAGAAATTTTCCAGGCTACGGGCACTCCACCCGGAAAGCCTGCCGTGGCAATGGCGGTCCCATTCATTACCCAGATCGCGGTACTGCCATCAATCTGATTGCGCCAGATCAGATCCGCCTTGCCATCGCCGTTCACATCGCCCACGCCGGCAATTTCAAAAGCGGTTGGGGCGACTCCGACAAAGCCGACTGCCGTCACCGACACCCCGTTCATCAACCACACAGCTACTCCCCCATTGATTCCATTGCGCCAAATGACATCGGCATTACCGTCCCCATTCACATCGCCCACGCCCTCGATTTGCCAGGCCAAAGACACTCCGTCCGGAAAACCGGAGGAAGCAATTGCGGTCCCGTTCATCAACCAAATGGCCGTGCTGCCATCAGTGGTGTTCCGCCAGACCACGTCGGCTTTACCATCGCCATTCACATCGCCCACCCCGGCAATCTCAAACGCTGTCGACGTGCTTCCGGGAAAACCCACGGACGTCACCGACACCCCGTTCATCAACCACACGGCTACCGTGCCACTCGAACCATTTCGCCAGATGACGTCTGCCTTACCATCGCCATTGACATCGCCTACGCCCGCAATCTGCCAAACCCTCGGCACCCCCCCTGGAAATCCTGATGCGGCGATTGTCGTTCCGTTCATCAACCAGATCGCGGTGCTGCCATCATTCTGATTGCGCCAGATCAGATCGGCCGTGCCCGACGCATCCAGGTCTCCCAAAGCCGGAGGACCTGTGGGTGGCACCAGGGTCAAGGCTGTTGTCACAAAAAAGTCGGGACCCGTGATCGCCATCGCCTTTCGGGCTTTCGTGGTCAGATTGATCGATTCAAACAAAATATTCTTGGTGAATCCTGGAGTTACCTTATGCTGACCGGAGAGATGATACAATAGGTCGGATGAAGGTCCGACCCCAATCGTTTCACTTTCTCGAAAATTCGATTGCCCCGCCACGGCGCCGGCCGAAACATCCAGGAATTCCGTCGTGGCCCCCGTCGTCTTATTCACCTTATAAATTCTGGCCGGAAGTACGTTGGCCCCCCTTGGCACCGGCCGGTTATCCGTGATCGCATAGAGCGTTCCAGCCCCATCAAAGACCAGATCCATAAAGTTTCCGAAGAGTTTGGCCTTTTGGGTCGCCAGGCCGGTGGTCGGATTAATCGTTACTAACCGGCGGATATTATTTGCTTCGGATCTGACCACGAGTAAGCCCCATAGTTGATTGGTCCCAGGCTCCGTGGCCAGCCCTCGCCCGCCCTCTACTGATTCGCCTGTGGACAATGACAGTGGGATCTTGGCCAGCGAAGCCCCGCTCCCCGGATTCACCCGATACAAATTTAGCGGCGCCCCTGGCTGTGGAGAAAGAGACAGTTCCTCGACGGAATACAAGGTGGTCCCGACATAGGCCAAGCCATGCGTACGATGCGTCAGATCTCCAATTTTGGTTACCACCCCATCAGTGCGAAGCCGGTAAAGACTATTTACGAGTGGTCCGGTCTTGGGATCATTTTGCACGCCCATGAGAAAAACCGGCTGCCCGGACGAGATAACCAGGGCGACTGCACTTCCTGGATCCACATTGGTCCCTGCGCCCGGCTTTTGACTCATAACGTCGCCAATCGGCACCGTAGCACTAATGGCCGTCGTCACAATTCCCACTGTTAGCCCAGCCGTGGTAAGGGCTTCTTTTGCCGCAGCCTGTTTCAATCCCACGACATTCGGTATCTGAGCCCCTAGCGATACCACCAGGTCTACCACACTGCCCGCCGCCACATTGCTTCCCGCAGTCGGATTTTGACTGATGATCGAACCAATCGCCACGGTCGCACTATTTGCTGTCGTCACCGTCCCTACCGTCAAGCCTGCACCGGAAATGGCGGATTGCG encodes:
- a CDS encoding PASTA domain-containing protein; the protein is TSAAADSAVNLVVSTGPAVPNVVGKTQAAAQTAITTAGLKLGTVNSTNSPTVPIGRIISQTPAPGTRVAAGSVVNLVVSLGIAVPKVVGLPQAAAQSAISGAGLTVGTVTTANSATVAIGSIISQNPTAGSNVAAGSVVDLVVSLGAQIPNVVGLKQAAAKEALTTAGLTVGIVTTAISATVPIGDVMSQKPGAGTNVDPGSAVALVISSGQPVFLMGVQNDPKTGPLVNSLYRLRTDGVVTKIGDLTHRTHGLAYVGTTLYSVEELSLSPQPGAPLNLYRVNPGSGASLAKIPLSLSTGESVEGGRGLATEPGTNQLWGLLVVRSEANNIRRLVTINPTTGLATQKAKLFGNFMDLVFDGAGTLYAITDNRPVPRGANVLPARIYKVNKTTGATTEFLDVSAGAVAGQSNFRESETIGVGPSSDLLYHLSGQHKVTPGFTKNILFESINLTTKARKAMAITGPDFFVTTALTLVPPTGPPALGDLDASGTADLIWRNQNDGSTAIWLMNGTTIAASGFPGGVPRVWQIAGVGDVNGDGKADVIWRNGSSGTVAVWLMNGVSVTSVGFPGSTSTAFEIAGVGDVNGDGKADVVWRNTTDGSTAIWLMNGTAIASSGFPDGVSLAWQIEGVGDVNGDGNADVIWRNGINGGVAVWLMNGVSVTAVGFVGVAPTAFEIAGVGDVNGDGKADLIWRNQIDGSTAIWVMNGTAIATAGFPGGVPVAWKISQVGDVNGDGNADVIWRNEKSAIVAVWLMNGLSISAVGFPGSAPSDWEIQ